In Bacillus sp. DX3.1, the following proteins share a genomic window:
- the alaS gene encoding alanine--tRNA ligase, which produces MKQLTGAQIRQMFLDFFQEKGHAIEPSASLVPHEDPSLLWINSGVATLKKYFDGRVIPQNPRITNAQKSIRTNDIENVGKTARHHTFFEMLGNFSIGDYFKEEAITWAWEFLTSDKWIGFDKELLSVTIHPEDEEAFQIWNEKMGVPKERIIRLEENFWDIGEGPSGPNTEIFYDRGEAYGNDPSDPELFPGGENERYLEVWNLVFSQFNHNPDGTYTPLPKKNIDTGMGLERMTSIVQDVPTNFDTDLFMPMIGATESISGEKYRDGDVEKDMAFKVIADHIRTVTFAVGDGALPSNEGRGYVLRRLLRRAVRYAKKLNINRPFMYELVPVVGEVMKDFYPEVLEKKDFIARVVKNEEERFHETLHDGEAILAEVIAKAKEENSTVISGADAFRLYDTYGFPIELTEEYAEEAEMTVDHAGFETEMEKQRERARAARQDVDSMQVQGGVLGEIKVASEFVGYGTVATESNVIALVKNGEYTDSLQAGEEGQLMLDVTPFYAESGGQIADRGYLLADGVKVLVKDVQKAPNGQNLHKVAVEEGTLTKDAAVKAIIDTQNRSGVVKNHTATHLLHQALKDTLGTHVNQAGSLVTTERLRFDFSHFGQVQPDELEKIERIVNEKIWESIAVEISQKAIAEAKEMGAMALFGEKYGDVVRVVRVGDYSLELCGGCHVDNTSSIGIFKIVAESGIGAGTRRIEAVTGKAAYELMNEQVGLLKEAANKMKTNPKDILTRVDGLFAEVKQLQKENESLAAKLSNIEAGNLTDTVLTVDGINVLATKVNVADMNNLRTMMDDLKTKLESAVVVLAAVNDDKVNILAGVTKDLIEKGYHAGKLVKEVASRCGGGGGGRPDMAQAGGKNPAQVDDALAFVEEYVKSVSK; this is translated from the coding sequence ATGAAACAGTTAACAGGAGCACAAATTCGTCAAATGTTTTTAGACTTTTTCCAAGAAAAAGGACATGCAATTGAACCAAGCGCATCATTAGTTCCACATGAGGATCCATCTCTTTTATGGATTAACAGTGGTGTAGCGACACTGAAAAAATATTTTGACGGTCGTGTTATTCCGCAAAACCCACGTATTACAAATGCACAAAAATCAATTCGTACAAACGATATTGAAAATGTAGGGAAAACGGCTCGTCACCATACGTTCTTTGAAATGTTAGGCAACTTCTCAATTGGTGACTATTTTAAAGAAGAAGCAATCACATGGGCTTGGGAATTTTTAACGAGTGACAAATGGATTGGCTTCGATAAAGAACTGCTATCCGTAACGATTCATCCAGAAGATGAAGAAGCGTTCCAAATTTGGAACGAGAAGATGGGAGTACCGAAAGAACGTATTATTCGTTTAGAAGAAAACTTCTGGGATATCGGTGAAGGCCCAAGTGGACCGAATACAGAAATTTTCTACGATCGCGGAGAAGCTTACGGAAATGATCCAAGCGACCCAGAATTATTCCCAGGCGGAGAAAACGAGCGTTACTTAGAAGTATGGAACCTTGTGTTCTCACAATTTAACCATAACCCTGACGGTACATATACACCGCTTCCAAAGAAAAACATTGATACAGGGATGGGTCTAGAGCGTATGACATCTATCGTTCAAGACGTGCCAACAAACTTTGACACAGACTTATTTATGCCAATGATCGGTGCGACAGAATCAATCTCTGGTGAAAAATATCGGGATGGTGATGTAGAAAAAGATATGGCATTTAAAGTAATCGCTGACCATATCCGTACTGTGACGTTTGCTGTTGGTGATGGTGCTCTTCCTTCTAACGAAGGCCGCGGGTATGTATTACGTCGTTTATTACGCCGTGCTGTACGTTATGCGAAGAAACTAAACATTAACCGTCCATTTATGTATGAGTTAGTACCAGTAGTTGGAGAAGTAATGAAAGACTTTTATCCAGAAGTTCTTGAAAAGAAAGATTTCATTGCACGCGTTGTGAAAAATGAAGAAGAACGTTTCCACGAAACACTTCATGATGGCGAAGCAATTTTAGCAGAAGTAATTGCAAAAGCAAAAGAAGAAAACTCAACTGTAATTTCTGGAGCAGATGCATTCCGTTTATACGACACATACGGTTTCCCGATTGAATTAACAGAAGAATATGCAGAAGAAGCTGAGATGACAGTTGACCATGCAGGATTTGAAACAGAGATGGAAAAACAACGTGAACGTGCACGTGCTGCTCGTCAAGATGTAGATTCCATGCAAGTGCAAGGTGGCGTACTTGGTGAGATTAAAGTAGCGAGCGAATTCGTTGGTTATGGCACGGTAGCAACAGAAAGTAATGTCATTGCACTTGTGAAAAATGGTGAGTACACAGATAGTTTACAAGCGGGTGAAGAAGGACAATTAATGTTAGATGTAACACCATTCTATGCTGAGAGCGGCGGACAAATCGCAGACCGTGGTTACCTTCTTGCAGATGGTGTGAAAGTACTTGTGAAAGACGTACAAAAAGCACCAAATGGTCAAAACTTACACAAAGTTGCTGTGGAAGAAGGAACATTAACGAAAGATGCAGCGGTAAAAGCTATTATCGATACGCAAAATCGTAGTGGCGTTGTGAAAAACCATACAGCAACTCATCTTCTGCACCAAGCGTTAAAAGATACACTTGGCACGCATGTAAACCAGGCAGGTTCTCTTGTAACGACAGAACGTTTACGCTTTGACTTCTCTCACTTCGGTCAAGTACAACCTGACGAACTTGAAAAAATTGAGCGTATCGTAAACGAAAAAATATGGGAAAGCATTGCTGTTGAAATTTCTCAAAAAGCAATTGCAGAAGCAAAAGAAATGGGTGCAATGGCACTATTTGGTGAAAAATATGGTGATGTTGTTCGCGTCGTACGAGTAGGCGATTACAGCTTAGAGCTTTGCGGTGGTTGTCACGTTGATAACACATCTTCTATCGGGATTTTCAAAATTGTTGCTGAGTCTGGTATTGGAGCTGGAACACGCCGTATTGAGGCAGTAACAGGAAAAGCTGCATACGAACTAATGAATGAGCAAGTTGGTTTATTAAAAGAAGCAGCAAACAAAATGAAAACAAATCCGAAAGATATTTTAACAAGAGTAGACGGTCTATTTGCTGAAGTGAAACAGCTTCAAAAAGAGAATGAATCTCTTGCAGCAAAACTAAGCAATATCGAAGCTGGAAACTTAACAGATACAGTTCTAACAGTAGATGGTATTAATGTACTCGCAACGAAAGTAAATGTTGCAGATATGAATAATTTACGTACAATGATGGATGACTTGAAAACTAAATTAGAGTCTGCAGTTGTTGTATTAGCAGCTGTAAATGATGATAAAGTGAATATTCTTGCTGGTGTAACGAAAGACTTAATTGAAAAAGGTTACCATGCTGGTAAACTTGTCAAAGAAGTAGCATCTCGCTGTGGCGGTGGTGGCGGTGGCCGTCCTGATATGGCACAAGCTGGTGGTAAAAACCCAGCGCAAGTTGATGATGCACTAGCATTTGTAGAAGAGTACGTTAAATCTGTTTCAAAATAA
- a CDS encoding AI-2E family transporter yields the protein MKNLKIIWIYRLGLLLLLFLCLFVFLKIKPLWGPILFVFKVAITPFFIACFIAYLLHPLIEKLHKKGMPRTIAILLIYLLFFGGIGYGIYKGTPIVIAQLQEINEQFPQFMKMYDSWLDGVSEQTENFPAFIHEKVKQIFVGIEMKIQALLNKVMSTARGVLDSLLLIFLIPFIVFYILKDYEEFYHIFWKLVPSKWRSDGQLLAKEIDKSLGNYIRGQLFVCLVLGGMSALSFWFIGMKYPLLLGIIIGVTDIIPYFGPILGAIPTLMIAATVSTNLLIKAGIALAILQFVESNILSPYIVGKSLRMHPVVIMLALLVGGEIGGIVGLLLSVPILAVVRTIVVHIKPLWKH from the coding sequence TTGAAGAATCTTAAAATTATTTGGATTTATCGATTAGGTTTGTTGTTGTTATTATTTCTTTGTTTGTTTGTCTTTTTAAAAATCAAACCGCTGTGGGGACCTATTTTATTTGTGTTTAAAGTAGCGATTACACCATTTTTTATTGCCTGTTTTATTGCCTATTTACTGCATCCTTTAATTGAAAAGTTACATAAAAAAGGGATGCCGCGCACAATTGCTATCTTGCTTATTTATCTTCTTTTCTTTGGCGGCATTGGTTATGGAATTTATAAAGGGACACCAATTGTGATTGCGCAACTGCAAGAAATCAATGAGCAATTTCCGCAATTTATGAAAATGTATGATTCGTGGCTCGATGGGGTTTCAGAACAGACGGAAAATTTCCCAGCGTTTATTCATGAAAAAGTAAAACAAATATTTGTTGGTATTGAAATGAAAATTCAAGCGCTATTAAATAAAGTGATGAGCACAGCACGTGGTGTGCTTGATTCGCTTCTTCTTATTTTCTTAATTCCGTTCATTGTATTTTACATACTGAAAGATTATGAGGAATTTTATCATATCTTTTGGAAGCTAGTTCCTAGTAAATGGCGGAGTGATGGCCAGCTATTGGCAAAAGAAATTGATAAATCACTTGGGAATTATATTCGCGGTCAGTTATTCGTTTGCTTAGTGTTAGGGGGGATGTCTGCTCTTTCATTTTGGTTTATTGGTATGAAATATCCACTATTGCTTGGCATTATTATTGGTGTAACTGATATTATCCCGTACTTTGGACCAATTCTAGGAGCGATTCCAACGTTAATGATTGCCGCGACGGTATCAACGAATCTGTTGATTAAGGCTGGCATTGCCCTGGCGATTTTGCAATTTGTTGAAAGTAATATTTTGTCTCCTTATATTGTTGGAAAGTCATTGCGTATGCACCCTGTTGTTATTATGCTTGCTCTCCTTGTTGGGGGGGAGATAGGGGGAATCGTGGGGCTTTTACTATCAGTTCCTATTTTAGCGGTAGTTCGTACAATTGTCGTTCATATAAAGCCGCTTTGGAAACATTGA
- a CDS encoding YrzQ family protein produces MNIRSSLIALGIGAAAYQYARKQDVFSKRNTKRARKMIKSYL; encoded by the coding sequence TTGAATATACGTTCATCATTAATCGCATTAGGTATTGGAGCTGCGGCATATCAATATGCACGTAAACAAGATGTTTTTTCAAAGCGAAATACAAAAAGAGCACGTAAAATGATTAAGTCCTATTTATAA
- a CDS encoding ATP-dependent RecD-like DNA helicase — protein sequence MGNQHAMDLFEEEQKFIKAQVLHTIFHNEENLYSVVSMKVIETNETYDEKKVMINGHFPRMHEDEVFTLTGHFKDHPKYGKQYQVETFKKELPQTKTGMVQYLASDLFKGIGKRTAEKIVDHLGEHAISKIMDDPAALEGVVNKQKAQEIYDTIIEHQGLEKVMSFLNGYGFGTKLSIKIYQTYKEMTLEVIRNNPYQLIEEVDGIGFGRADDIGKALGKSGNHSDRVRAGCFYTLEHVSLQEGHVFMEKGQLVQETIGLLNHQDGAVTEEDILQCVEMMQGEGKIIVEEDRIYLASLFYSEKGVVTSVRRLMDQEEEPSFPESELLLTLGKIEEQFSVQYAPLQQEAIQTALHKPMMLLTGGPGTGKTTVIKGIVEMYASLHGLSLNPKDYSDDNPFPILLTAPTGRAAKRMSESTGLPACTIHRLLGWTPEGSFQRNENDPVQGKLLIIDEFSMVDIWLANQLFKSLPSTIQVIVVGDEDQLPSVGPGQVLKDLLEAGVIPTVKLTEIYRQAEGSSVIQLAHAIKKGTLPPDLAQNKKDRSFIGCTGTQIVEVVKQVCESAKVKGFSARDVQVLAPMYRGPAGINVLNEALQEVFNPKKEKSREIAYGDVVYRVGDKVLQLVNQPESQVFNGDIGEIVSVFYAKENVEQQDMVVVSFDGIEVTYIKPDLNQITHAYCCSIHKSQGSEFPIVIMPIVKSYYRMLRRNLIYTGITRSKKFLIICGEEPAFRSGVNRLDDALRQTTLCDRLQGTQGQVQVETINGEEMDVENISPYDFM from the coding sequence ATGGGAAATCAACATGCAATGGATTTGTTTGAGGAAGAGCAAAAATTTATAAAAGCGCAAGTTCTTCACACCATTTTCCACAACGAAGAAAACCTCTATTCCGTTGTCAGTATGAAAGTCATTGAAACGAATGAAACATACGACGAAAAAAAAGTGATGATAAACGGTCACTTTCCCCGTATGCATGAAGATGAAGTGTTTACGTTAACAGGTCATTTTAAAGATCACCCAAAGTACGGGAAACAATATCAAGTTGAAACGTTTAAAAAAGAACTACCGCAAACAAAAACAGGAATGGTGCAATACTTAGCGAGCGATTTATTTAAAGGGATTGGGAAAAGAACAGCCGAAAAGATTGTGGATCATCTTGGGGAACATGCCATTTCAAAAATTATGGATGATCCTGCAGCGTTAGAAGGCGTTGTAAATAAGCAAAAAGCACAAGAAATATACGATACAATCATCGAGCACCAAGGCCTTGAAAAGGTGATGAGCTTTTTAAATGGCTATGGGTTCGGTACGAAACTTTCCATTAAAATTTATCAAACGTATAAAGAGATGACGCTTGAGGTAATTCGAAATAATCCGTATCAGCTTATTGAAGAAGTAGATGGGATTGGTTTTGGACGAGCCGATGATATCGGAAAGGCACTTGGAAAGTCCGGTAATCATAGCGATCGTGTACGTGCGGGATGTTTCTATACGTTAGAACACGTTTCGCTGCAAGAAGGTCATGTATTTATGGAAAAAGGACAGCTCGTTCAAGAAACGATTGGACTTTTAAATCATCAAGATGGAGCAGTTACTGAAGAAGATATTTTACAATGTGTAGAAATGATGCAAGGCGAAGGGAAAATAATCGTAGAAGAAGACCGTATTTATTTGGCTTCTTTATTTTATTCTGAAAAAGGTGTTGTTACATCGGTTCGTCGTCTCATGGATCAAGAAGAGGAACCCTCATTTCCAGAATCAGAGCTATTATTGACGTTAGGCAAAATTGAAGAGCAGTTTAGTGTACAGTACGCCCCCCTTCAGCAAGAGGCGATTCAAACGGCTCTTCATAAACCGATGATGCTGTTAACAGGTGGACCAGGAACAGGAAAGACAACGGTTATTAAAGGGATTGTTGAGATGTATGCATCTCTTCACGGACTATCTTTAAATCCGAAAGATTATAGTGATGATAATCCGTTTCCTATTTTGTTAACAGCGCCGACAGGACGAGCAGCAAAACGAATGAGTGAGTCTACAGGACTTCCAGCTTGCACGATTCACCGTTTACTTGGGTGGACACCAGAAGGATCGTTTCAGCGCAATGAGAATGATCCAGTGCAAGGGAAATTGCTCATCATTGATGAGTTTTCGATGGTTGATATTTGGCTTGCGAATCAGTTATTCAAATCATTGCCATCTACGATTCAAGTCATTGTCGTAGGTGACGAAGATCAGCTCCCGTCTGTAGGACCTGGGCAAGTGCTGAAGGATTTATTAGAAGCAGGGGTGATTCCGACCGTTAAGCTGACGGAAATCTATCGCCAAGCAGAAGGATCCTCCGTTATTCAGCTTGCCCATGCGATAAAAAAGGGAACATTACCACCTGATTTGGCGCAAAATAAAAAAGATCGTTCATTTATTGGATGTACAGGGACGCAAATCGTTGAAGTTGTAAAGCAAGTGTGTGAAAGCGCAAAGGTAAAAGGCTTTAGTGCGCGTGATGTACAAGTATTGGCCCCGATGTATCGTGGTCCAGCTGGTATTAATGTGTTAAATGAAGCATTGCAAGAAGTATTTAACCCGAAGAAAGAAAAAAGCAGAGAAATTGCCTACGGTGATGTCGTGTACCGCGTGGGAGATAAAGTACTGCAGCTTGTGAATCAACCGGAAAGCCAAGTGTTTAACGGTGATATAGGAGAAATTGTCTCTGTGTTTTATGCGAAAGAAAATGTAGAGCAGCAAGATATGGTGGTCGTTTCGTTTGATGGCATTGAAGTGACGTATATAAAGCCGGATTTAAACCAAATTACTCACGCGTATTGCTGTTCCATTCATAAGTCACAGGGAAGTGAGTTCCCAATTGTTATCATGCCGATTGTAAAGAGTTATTATCGTATGCTTCGCCGTAATTTAATCTATACGGGTATTACAAGAAGCAAAAAGTTTTTAATTATTTGCGGGGAAGAACCTGCCTTTCGATCTGGTGTGAATCGTCTAGATGATGCGCTTCGACAAACGACGCTGTGCGATCGTTTGCAAGGAACGCAAGGGCAAGTGCAAGTGGAGACGATAAATGGTGAGGAAATGGATGTGGAAAACATTTCACCGTATGATTTTATGTAG
- a CDS encoding tetratricopeptide repeat protein → MSNKLEIGIQYMQEGNWEEAAKNFTEAIEENPKDALGYVNFANLLDALGDSERAIVFYKRAIELDEKSAAAYYGLGNIYYQQEKFAEAKEVFEQAMQVGLHTADVSFMLGITYIELGNDRLALPFLQRAVELNETDVEALFQCGLCFARLEHIQEAKPYFEKVLQMDEEHADAYYNLGVAYVFEENNEKALALFKKATEIQPDHFLAGNGIRLLEQEGE, encoded by the coding sequence ATGTCAAATAAGCTTGAAATAGGCATTCAATATATGCAAGAAGGAAATTGGGAAGAAGCAGCTAAAAATTTTACAGAAGCAATTGAAGAAAATCCAAAAGATGCACTTGGATATGTAAACTTTGCAAATTTATTAGATGCACTTGGAGACAGTGAGCGTGCAATTGTATTTTATAAACGTGCGATTGAATTAGATGAAAAGTCCGCTGCTGCCTATTATGGATTAGGAAATATATATTATCAGCAAGAAAAATTTGCAGAAGCAAAAGAAGTATTTGAACAAGCAATGCAAGTTGGGCTGCATACAGCGGATGTTTCATTTATGCTAGGAATTACCTACATAGAGCTTGGGAACGATCGCCTTGCTCTGCCATTTTTACAAAGAGCAGTTGAACTAAATGAGACGGATGTTGAAGCCTTATTCCAATGTGGGTTATGTTTTGCAAGACTAGAGCATATTCAAGAGGCAAAACCTTACTTTGAAAAGGTATTACAGATGGACGAAGAACATGCAGATGCGTACTACAATTTAGGTGTAGCGTATGTGTTTGAAGAAAATAATGAGAAAGCACTTGCTTTATTTAAGAAGGCAACTGAAATTCAACCAGATCACTTTTTAGCAGGGAATGGCATTCGTTTATTAGAGCAAGAAGGCGAATAG
- the mnmA gene encoding tRNA 2-thiouridine(34) synthase MnmA, producing MNKLPHETRVVIGMSGGVDSSVAALLLKEQGYDVIGIFMKNWDDTDENGVCTATEDYNDVIQVCNQIGIPYYAVNFEKQYWDKVFTYFLDEYRAGRTPNPDVMCNKEIKFKAFLEHAIALGADYVATGHYARVAYMDGEYKMLRGVDDNKDQTYFLNQLSQEQLSKTMFPLGELKKPQIREMAKEAGLATATKKDSTGICFIGERNFKDFLSNYLPAQPGVMQTLSGEVKGKHDGLMYYTIGQRHGLGIGGNGDPWFAVGKNLKENILYVDQGFHNELLYGDEVFATNVSWVSNEPKEKEFKCTAKFRYRQADNDVTVQIVDENTIRILCDEPIRAITPGQAVVFYDGDECLGGATIDEVYSNGKKLDYLG from the coding sequence ATGAACAAACTACCTCACGAAACACGCGTTGTCATCGGGATGTCCGGTGGCGTCGATTCATCAGTAGCAGCACTACTGTTAAAAGAGCAAGGCTATGATGTAATCGGAATTTTTATGAAAAACTGGGATGACACAGACGAGAATGGTGTATGTACTGCGACGGAAGACTATAATGATGTCATTCAAGTATGTAATCAAATCGGCATTCCTTATTATGCAGTAAACTTTGAGAAGCAATATTGGGATAAAGTATTTACGTACTTTTTAGATGAGTACAGAGCTGGGCGTACTCCTAATCCAGATGTAATGTGTAACAAAGAAATTAAATTTAAAGCATTTTTAGAGCATGCGATTGCGCTTGGTGCAGACTATGTAGCAACAGGACATTATGCACGTGTCGCTTATATGGATGGCGAATATAAAATGCTGCGCGGCGTTGATGATAATAAAGACCAAACTTATTTCTTAAATCAGCTGAGTCAAGAGCAATTATCAAAAACAATGTTCCCGCTTGGTGAGTTAAAGAAGCCACAAATTCGTGAAATGGCGAAAGAAGCTGGTTTAGCAACAGCGACGAAAAAAGATAGCACAGGTATTTGCTTTATTGGTGAGCGAAACTTTAAAGACTTTTTAAGTAATTACTTACCAGCACAACCAGGTGTGATGCAAACATTATCTGGTGAAGTAAAAGGAAAACATGACGGCTTAATGTACTATACAATTGGCCAACGTCATGGTCTTGGCATTGGTGGAAATGGTGATCCATGGTTCGCTGTTGGGAAAAACTTGAAAGAAAACATTTTATATGTAGACCAAGGGTTCCATAATGAGTTGTTATATGGTGACGAAGTATTTGCTACGAATGTAAGCTGGGTAAGTAATGAGCCAAAAGAAAAAGAATTTAAGTGCACAGCGAAATTCCGCTATCGTCAAGCGGATAATGATGTAACAGTTCAAATTGTTGATGAGAATACAATTCGTATTCTTTGCGATGAACCAATTCGTGCTATTACACCAGGACAAGCAGTTGTCTTCTATGATGGAGATGAATGCTTAGGTGGTGCAACGATTGATGAAGTATACAGTAATGGTAAGAAACTTGATTATTTAGGATAA
- a CDS encoding cysteine desulfurase family protein codes for MERIYLDHAATSPTHPEVVEKMIPFMTETFGNPSSIHFYGRQTRHAVDEARRTCARSIHANPNEIIFTSGGTEADNLALLGVARANRSKGNHIITTAIEHHAILHTCNVLEQEGFEVTYLPVDAAGRVRIQDVKEALKAETILVSVMFGNNEVGTVQPIAEIGALLKEHDAYFHTDAVQAYGLTTIDVKELGIDLLSISAHKINGPKGVGFLYAGGQVRFGPLLTGGEQERKRRAGTENVPSIVGLQQAILLAEQTREQKSAQYEEFKDIMVSVFKEEDITFEVNGSLEHHLPHVFNVSFSGMDIEPFLVNLDLAGIAASSGSACTAGSVNPSHVLVAMFGKQSDQIRSSVRFSFGFGNTKEQIQKAAYEIVKIVKRLTQN; via the coding sequence ATGGAACGCATTTACTTAGATCATGCTGCGACATCTCCGACTCACCCAGAAGTAGTCGAAAAGATGATTCCATTTATGACAGAAACATTTGGTAATCCGTCTAGTATTCATTTTTATGGACGTCAAACTCGTCATGCGGTTGATGAAGCAAGACGTACATGTGCACGTAGCATTCATGCAAATCCCAATGAAATTATTTTTACAAGCGGTGGTACAGAAGCTGATAATTTGGCACTATTAGGTGTAGCTCGTGCGAACCGTAGTAAAGGAAATCATATTATTACGACAGCGATTGAGCATCATGCGATTTTGCATACATGTAATGTGTTAGAGCAAGAAGGTTTTGAAGTAACCTATTTGCCGGTCGATGCAGCAGGTCGTGTTCGCATTCAAGATGTAAAAGAAGCATTAAAAGCCGAAACGATTCTTGTTTCGGTTATGTTTGGGAACAATGAAGTTGGTACTGTTCAACCAATTGCAGAAATCGGGGCTCTATTGAAAGAACACGATGCCTATTTTCATACAGATGCGGTACAAGCATATGGTTTAACAACAATTGATGTGAAAGAGCTTGGCATCGACTTATTATCAATCTCTGCACATAAAATTAATGGTCCAAAAGGTGTTGGTTTTTTATACGCTGGAGGGCAAGTGAGATTTGGACCGCTATTGACAGGCGGGGAGCAAGAGAGAAAACGCCGGGCTGGCACGGAGAATGTACCAAGTATTGTTGGGTTACAACAGGCGATTTTATTAGCGGAACAAACGCGTGAGCAAAAAAGTGCCCAATATGAAGAATTTAAAGATATAATGGTATCTGTCTTTAAAGAAGAAGACATTACTTTTGAGGTAAACGGAAGCTTAGAACATCACTTACCACATGTGTTTAACGTTAGTTTTTCAGGAATGGATATAGAACCGTTTCTTGTGAACTTAGATTTAGCAGGGATTGCAGCGTCAAGTGGTTCTGCTTGTACAGCTGGTTCTGTTAATCCATCACACGTACTGGTAGCGATGTTTGGAAAGCAGTCCGATCAAATACGTTCATCCGTACGTTTTAGCTTTGGCTTTGGTAATACGAAAGAGCAAATCCAAAAAGCAGCGTACGAAATCGTGAAAATCGTGAAGCGATTAACACAAAACTAG
- a CDS encoding Rrf2 family transcriptional regulator — MKISTKGRYGLTIMIDLAKKFGEGPISLKSIAQAHDLSEHYLEQLISPLRNARLVKSTRGAYGGYVLSDQPVNITAGDVIRVLEGPISVVEVLDEEEPAQRQLWMRVRDAVQEVLDSTTLEDLVRYEEENHGGYMFYI; from the coding sequence ATGAAAATTTCAACAAAAGGCCGTTACGGTTTAACAATTATGATTGATCTTGCAAAAAAATTTGGCGAAGGCCCAATTTCATTAAAATCAATTGCTCAGGCACATGATTTATCTGAGCATTACTTAGAGCAATTAATTTCTCCCTTGCGTAACGCTCGTCTTGTAAAAAGTACACGCGGTGCATACGGTGGCTACGTATTATCTGATCAACCAGTAAACATTACAGCTGGAGATGTCATTCGGGTATTAGAAGGCCCAATTAGCGTTGTTGAAGTGCTAGATGAAGAAGAACCAGCACAGCGTCAGCTTTGGATGCGCGTTCGTGATGCGGTGCAAGAAGTATTAGATAGTACGACATTAGAAGACTTAGTGCGTTATGAGGAAGAAAACCATGGGGGTTATATGTTTTACATTTAA